A genomic stretch from Pieris napi chromosome 18, ilPieNapi1.2, whole genome shotgun sequence includes:
- the LOC125058348 gene encoding uncharacterized protein LOC125058348 — translation MRPHIRKAVATTAFLIILRLAKKRKQKTKRFWIKLLYKNRLQAGNRLFEELCFDDEEKNFTRMSKIEFDNVYSLINAKISKKDTNFREAISARERLLVTLRFLATGDSYTSLQYLFRISKQRISVIVPEVCDAIIEVLKDYVKIPSSEEEWLTIAKEFESKWNFPHVIGAMDGKHVILQSPINSGNDYDCYKMFPSIVLFALVDANYKFLYVDVGSKGRISDGGVFKNTNLYKKVEKKELNIPSPEILQIPYKIAVPYFILGDKAFALNDYTLKPYEGTPERGSMERIFNYRLSRARRVVENAFGILSSVFRVLRKPLLLEPEKATKVVLTTICLYNYLRRDLASSQRFTPPGSFDAEVEGTVIPGRWRQDTEMSSMLSIQAIPRRGSTNIKEIRSHLGRHFITNGAISWQNNYQ, via the exons ATGAGGCCGCACATTCGGAAAGCTGTCGCTACCACtgcctttttaataattctaaggcttgcaaaaaaaagaaaacagaaaACTAAACGTTTTTGGATTAAActcttatacaaaaatagattaCAGGCTGGGAACAGATTATTTGAAGAGTTGTGCTTCGATGACGAAGAAAAAAATTTCACTCGAATGAGTAAAATCGAATTTGACAATGTGTATTCTCTCATAAACGCCAAAATAAGCAAGAAGGACACAAATTTTCGAGAAGCAATATCCGCTAGGGAAAGATTATTAGTGACGTTGAGATTTTTGGCCACAGGAGATTCTTATACCAGTCTACAGTATCTATTTCGTATATCAAAACAAAGGATATCGGTTATAGTTCCTGAAGTCTGTGATGCTATAATTGAGGTGTTAAAGGATTATgttaag ataccATCATCCGAAGAAGAGTGGCTTACCATAGCGAAAGAGTTTGAGAGCAAATGGAATTTCCCACATGTCATAGGAGCAATGGATGGGAAGCATGTTATATTACAGTCGCCGATAAATAGTGGCAATGATTATGACTGTTACAAAATGTTTCCAAGTATAGTGCTGTTTGCTTTAGTTGACGCTAACTATAAATTTCTGTACGTAGACGTTGGCAGCAAAGGACGTATATCAGATGGCGGtgtgtttaaaaataccaatttatataaaaaggtcGAAAAGAAGGAATTGAACATTCCTTCAccagaaatattacaaataccgTATAAAATTGCAGTGCCCTATTTTATTCTAGGCGATAAAGCTTTTGCTCTCAATGATTACACATTGAAACCTTATGAAGGTACTCCAGAAAGAGGTTCAATGGAAAGGATTTTCAATTACAGGCTGTCCAGAGCAAGAAGAGTTGTGGAGAATGCCTTTGGCATTTTAAGCTCCGTTTTTAGAGTACTGAGGAAGCCGCTACTATTAGAACCAGAAAAAGCTACGAAAGTCGTATTGACTACCATATGCTTATATAACTACTTGCGTAGAGATTTAGCTTCCTCACAAAGGTTCACTCCCCCAGGATCATTCGATGCCGAAGTTGAAGGGACAGTAATACCCGGCCGATGGCGACAGGATACAGAAATGTCATCAATGCTATCTATTCAAGCCATACCACGGCGAGGAtcaacaaatataaaagaaatacgtTCACATTTAGGGAGACATTTCATAACAAACGGAGCAATTTCTTGGCAGAATAATTATCAGTAA